Below is a genomic region from Elusimicrobiota bacterium.
TGGCCATGGATATGGTGGTTCTGGCGAAACTGGAAAGGGTGGAAACTTCCAGGTCGTAGGCCAGGGTGTTGGCCCCCGTGGCGCCGGCCCCGGCATCGCTTCCGGGGTCCCATTTGAAGATCGCGGTGGAAAACCCAACGGTGGAAAAGGCGAAAGAACCGGCGAGCGTGGGGGGCGCCGTCGGCGCAACGGCCGTGGACACTTGATTCTGGTAAATCCGCGTTTGCCGGGCCGCGGCGTTGTCGGAGCCCGACGCCAGGAGGTCGACGCTGTTGGTGGCGTTGTAATCGGCCCAGGCCAAACCGCCGTTCTGAAGGCCCAGATTGGCCGCGCTTTCGACGTTGAATTGGGTAAAACCGAACCCTCCGTTGTTTCGGTACACCCAGATTTCCACGTTGCCGGTGGCGGGCCGGAGCCCGATGGCGCCGATGTCCGGTTGGCCGTCGTTGTTGGAATCGCCCACCGCCAGGGCGCCGTTACGGAAACCCAAGTTCACCGCCCCGGGAATGTCGAAGGCGGTGAAGGTGAAACCGGGACCGCCGTTGTTCCGGTAGGCGCGCAACTGGGCGTTCGTCCCGGCGCTCAGGCCCATGGCCACGATGTCCAAAAACCCATCGTTGTTGAGGTCGACGAACACGGTGTCGGCGTCGGAAAAACCGCCCACGCCGGTCGTGGGGTCCACGGGGCCGGTGAACCCCCCGTTGCCGTTGTTCGTAAAGAGATGGAGCCGGCGTCCGGCGGCGGCCTGGCCCGACACCAGGAGGTCCAAAAATCCGTCGTTGTTGTAGTCGCCCCAGGCCACCGCGCTTCGGGTGGCGTAGCCGTTGCCCGCCGCGCCCGGCACTTCAATTTGATTGGCGTCGAAAGTCCCATTGCCGTTGTTGCGGTAAACCCGAAACTGCCGCGCCCCCGCAGGGTCCAATCCGCTCACGGCCAAGTCCAAGTCCCCGTCGTTGTCGAAGTCTCCCAGGGCCGGCTCGCCGCCGTCCAATCCCGATCCGGCGTCCACAGTGCTTTGGGTGAACGACAAAGCCCCGTTGTTGATCGCCACGAGGATTTGGCGGGTGGCCGCCGCGCCACGGTTGCCGGTGACCACGATGTCCAGCCGCCCGTCGCCGTTCAAATCCCCCAGGGCGATTTCGCCCGCGGCCAAGCCGTTGTTCAATCCGAAGACCTCGGTTTGGGCGGCGTTGATGGCGAACCCGGGAGCCCCGCCGTTGGTGTAGACGCGCAGTTGCCGGGTTCCACCGGAGGTCTGTCCGCTCATCACCAAGTCCAAGTCGCCGTCGCCGTCCATGTCGCCCCAGGCGACGCCCCCCTGGGTCAAGCGATCCGCCGCGGTGACCGGCTCGATTTCGATTTGGGCCGGGTTGTAGGGAAGGGCCAGGGCCACGGGCAAGTTCCCCCGCAAAAGAAAGACGAGGAGGCCCCCGGCCGAAAGGAAAGAGCGGGGCCCAAGAAGCGGCACGCTGTTTTTCGCCGATTTATTCGCCATAAGAAGTACAGAGATTCATCTCTAAAGCATACCCCCTGGCACGGATTTTGCAAGAGCTTGCCGTCCCGTACGTGATCCGGCGATTTTGATAACATGCCGTCCATGAACGTCGTCGTCGTGCACTACGCGGAACTGGGCCTCAAAGGCGGAAATCGCCGAATGTTCGAGCGCAAGCTCATGGAAGACATTCGGGCGCGCCTGTCGCCCGTTCACGCCGGGCGGGTGCGGCTGGAGTCCGCGCGGGTGCTCGTGGAGTTGACCGAAAACCATTCGCCCGACGCCGTCCGGGCCGAGTTGGGAAAAGTCTTCGGAGTGGCCTGGTTCGCCTTCGGCCGGTTGTTGCCCTGGGGGCCGGGGAACCCGGGATGGGACGCCTTGGCGGACGCCGCGGTGGCGCTCGTGCGTTCCTTTCCCCAGGCCAAAACGTTCAAGGTGTTTGCCCGCCGGGCCGTCAAGCATTACCCGCTGTCTTCCCAGGACATCTGCGTGCGGCTGGGAAAGAGGATCGGCGAAGACACCGGGTTGTCCGTCGATTTGGACCACCACGACGTGGCGGTTCACGTGGAAATCCTCACCAAGGAAATTTGTTTTTTTGCGGAGCGAACCCAGGGATTGCGGGGGTTGCCCAAAGGATCCTCCGGGGAAACCCTGTGCCTGTTTTCCGGGGGGATCGATTCGCCCGTGGCGGCCTGGCTCATGATGCGCCGGGGCGCCCGGGTCCACTACCTGCACTTTCATCCATTCCGGTCGGCGGCGGAAGTTCGGGATTCGAAAATTTTCGAATTGGACCGGGTGCTGCGCGCCACCAGCCCGTCGTCCAAGCTTTACCTGGTTCCCCACGACCGCTATCAAGTGGCCGCTTCCCTGGCGGTGCCGGTCGAATACGAGACCGTCTTTTTCCGCCGCTTCATGTTCC
It encodes:
- a CDS encoding VCBS repeat-containing protein; protein product: MPLLGPRSFLSAGGLLVFLLRGNLPVALALPYNPAQIEIEPVTAADRLTQGGVAWGDMDGDGDLDLVMSGQTSGGTRQLRVYTNGGAPGFAINAAQTEVFGLNNGLAAGEIALGDLNGDGRLDIVVTGNRGAAATRQILVAINNGALSFTQSTVDAGSGLDGGEPALGDFDNDGDLDLAVSGLDPAGARQFRVYRNNGNGTFDANQIEVPGAAGNGYATRSAVAWGDYNNDGFLDLLVSGQAAAGRRLHLFTNNGNGGFTGPVDPTTGVGGFSDADTVFVDLNNDGFLDIVAMGLSAGTNAQLRAYRNNGGPGFTFTAFDIPGAVNLGFRNGALAVGDSNNDGQPDIGAIGLRPATGNVEIWVYRNNGGFGFTQFNVESAANLGLQNGGLAWADYNATNSVDLLASGSDNAAARQTRIYQNQVSTAVAPTAPPTLAGSFAFSTVGFSTAIFKWDPGSDAGAGATGANTLAYDLEVSTLSSFARTTISMASTATPRMGNYFRPPKIYDGNARHGVVLRSTQPWAGNNAHPGLRTDTTYYFRVRTVDAGLLQSGPSASQTLWTGVPPTTSTLVAAAGTGPGDIVLTWTAPGDDMIYNNLTGNYRIQYSSNIATAWSTSTTPSGAYTTTIATGAVVGAAQRTTVTVTTNDTYYIVIWSQDDVGEWSAISNVANTTPGVILRSVTVTGSPYNFGSLAVGASSVTASGITVTNSGNVSTTYFLSAATTTAGSPWILGPALPAGPDSPVVAGGFHATRPGAGLFGPEDVLTNASQTASGTAYSIDGTQTGVAAGVGQVRTLWFKLDMPTTSATSTSQDITVTLTASP
- the thiI gene encoding tRNA 4-thiouridine(8) synthase ThiI; this encodes MPSMNVVVVHYAELGLKGGNRRMFERKLMEDIRARLSPVHAGRVRLESARVLVELTENHSPDAVRAELGKVFGVAWFAFGRLLPWGPGNPGWDALADAAVALVRSFPQAKTFKVFARRAVKHYPLSSQDICVRLGKRIGEDTGLSVDLDHHDVAVHVEILTKEICFFAERTQGLRGLPKGSSGETLCLFSGGIDSPVAAWLMMRRGARVHYLHFHPFRSAAEVRDSKIFELDRVLRATSPSSKLYLVPHDRYQVAASLAVPVEYETVFFRRFMFRAAESLARREGYKALITGDSLGQVASQTLENLKAVQTELTLPVFQPVIAYDKESIVRLAQQIGTYEPSIRAYKDCCSLMAKKPKTNVATPVVRRLEEQLDMPQLIEESLAQAEIWDGAALRPWTRGAYKEKTGGKTPPVFPT